gtagtttctacaAGTATGCGGTGCGGCCGCATTAGGCTACACATTTTTGCTACATATAATTATATTTCTACATAGGAAGCTACTTCTGCTACATTATTACAGTGTGTTTGTACAATAAATAACAGCaacgttaaaaaaaacaaacatgctcttcaaatatttacaatttactATAGCTGTTGTGGATCACAAATTGTGGTAAGTTGTTCACACTGACATTTTACAAACGTTATGTTTGTTTCGTTCAACTATATGGCGATAAACAATTGTGCTATTATTGTTCCTTTCACAGCTTTACTGacacatacactcactggccactatATTAGGTACAACTGTTCAATTGCTTgataacacaaatagctaatcaacCAATCACATGGCCACAACTCAATGCTTAGGATTTCAAATTTAGAATTTAGAATGTCAAACAGCATCAGCACAGGGAAGAAAGCGGAGTTAAATGATTTTaacgtggcatggttgttggtgtcagacgggctggtctgaatatttcagaaactgctgatctactgggattttcatgaACAATCTTCTCTagagtttacagagaatggtctgaaaaacagaaaatactttgTGAACAGCAGTTGTGCGGACaaaaaatgccttgttgatgtgagaggtcagggGAGAATGGGCAAATTGGTTGGAGATGATATAAAGGTAACAGTAACTCAAGCACTCGTCACAACCAAGGAaagcagaataccatctctgaatgcgCAATACATCCAACCtcgaagaagatgggctacagcagcagaagaccacatcAGGTATCACTCCTATCAGCTAAGaacaggctcaccaaaattggacaatagaagattgaaaaaacgttgcctggtctgatgagtttCGATTTCAGCTGCGACATTCAGATGGCCAGAATTtgatgtaaacaacatgaaagcatggatccatcctacTTTGTAAGAATGGTTCaggctggtggtggtggcgttgcaatggtgtgggggatattttcatgacacactttgggccccttagtaccaactgaatATTGTTTAAATGTCACAGTCTACGTAAGTATTGTTGcaaaccatgtccatccctttatgaccacagtgtatccattttctgatggctacttccagcaggataatgtaccatgtcacaaagctcaaatcatctcaaactggtttcttgaacatgacaatgagtttaCTGTACTCCAATGACCTCTACAGTCatcagatctcaatccaatagagcacctttgggatgtggtggaatggtagattggcatcatggatatgcagccgacaaatctgcagcaactgtgtgatgttatcatgtcaatatggatcaacaccttgttgaaagtatgccacgaataattaaggcagttctgaatgcaaaagggggtccaaccttttactagcaaggtgtacctaataaagtggccactgAGTGTATATTAGGTGGCTTGGGCAAGCACAACACCAGAGTTTTGGTCAATTTCCCACTGGATGTAAAGGCTGAACAGCAAAATGGGGACTGATTTCCCCGTTAGGTATGCTTAttctttcaagtcatttttttattgtaagtGCTGCGAAATACGCAAACTAATCCATGAGTATCGACAGACCCCTAACTTCTGTGAACTCAGGTGTGCAATAAATTTACATCTAGTATCAGATGTTAGACTTCTAGGATAATCTagaacattttttctgttctcaGTCTAAATTCACCTGGAAGAGCAGCATTTAGTTAACGGTCAgtttaatcaaataaaatgcGGACTGCATACTCCCATTAATTGGTATATTGCTCCTATTTCTCATATCAACTGCACTATAGATTTACTTATTCTGGGttatctgtctttttgtttttcatttaatgtaagTAACATCTCATGTCCTccaaatgcttttgtttttttctgtaaagcaCTCCGAGTTGCCTGGATATAGGAACAACGCAAGTCTTTCATTTGGCCTTTATTTTTCGTATGCAGAAAATGTACGTGGTTGACTGTCAGATTGTAATGTCTATCAAAATGCATCTGCACAAATCCAGGTATCCAGGCAAATCCATGTGATGGCATTAATATTCCTGTTCATCTCATCAGCGACCCGACCTACCCATTAATGATGTGGCTAATGAGAGGATACAAAAGTCATCACCATCTCACTTCAGAGCAAAGTGACATTAAACACTGTCTCAGCTTAGTACGAACGGTGGTTGAAAATGCCTTTGCTGTCTAAAGGCACAGACTGCATGCTAGAGCGCAATGACATGCAGACAGAATTGATGCCTCATGTTGTTGCTGTATGCTGCATTTTACGCAATGTCTGTGAACTGACAGGAAAGGACACTTTCTTGCCCAACTGGAATGTAGAACCACGTGAAAAGTTTCAGGAGCATGATACAGatgcagtggtggaaaaaagttttcggacaccccatgCATGTGTGAAATATTGCGTTAAAAATCAATCCTacgtcttcaagtgcaatttcttctagtacagtcacagccaaaatactaaacaaatcctaaaaaagccattaaaaactggTTCCATAATCATACATGAGAACTTTTGAGtactgggtcattttggtaccagtgatcaaCTAATGAAGGTCGTGTTATttattaaaacacacagttttgttgctgtgctttgtgtctatataaagccagcacatctgaaagttcttcagagacaaaaatagcTATAACAAGGAACCCAACGTGGGAAACACGTCTGAAAATACAGATTCTCtgccaggaagggtacagctgctgccagatagccaggaagtgccgATGCAGTCCTTtagcagttggatacactctccagaaatacagacgaaccaacagcttggcagacaaaccaagatctgggcgtccaagggtttcttcagcaagaaatgaccgcattctgatccacatgtgcagggaaaaccgCCGAATGACATTACAGGAGTTTCAGGAGCAGTGGTTAAACCAAACTTGTGTCCAGTGTTCAACCCACACTGTACATGGCCGACTTCTAGATCATGgtttaaggtcctacaaggctgtcaagaagcccctgatcaatgagagacaaaGGTTATCCCTCCGTCATTGGGCCTAAGCACACAAGAACCGAAGATTCTGTGTTCAGATGAGTCCAGCtttcagctttatcttcctcctgctaatgtgagagTATGCAGAAGGGAAGCATTATCTCCgacatgtacagtacctactatcaagcatggtggaggcagtatcgtggtttggggatgcatgactgctgctggtgttggtcatctaggtgtctgtgatggcacattgGACTCTGTcaagtattgtgccattcaCCAAACCGAGATGCTGCCTTCTTCATGTGCACTGCTCCGTtgaggtcaaaactggatgtttcaacaagaggggccagtagaacttggctacaggagcacagtatccaggtcttagcATGGCCAGTTCAATTCCCAGACATGAGTcccactgaaaatctgtggtggattatcaaaaggtccatttcaaagcataaaccaaagaatttagaagaataaAAGTAGTAATTCAAaaagaatgggacaagattaccccTCAGCAGTGTGAAAGGCTGGTGGGGAATATGCCAGTCAGGATTAGCCCTCTACTGtgtgctaatggcaggactactaaatactaatttgatgatgtgatggttgatttatttttttatgttttatacaCATTCTATTATTTATTGACTTTGATAtcgacaatgttgagaactgacatatttaAATTGTcaagaatttatttttgttagtttttcttggaaacaaacaaaaaaatatttgtatttgtttgtgtctaatacagtcacaccttttgaaacagaaagaagactgttccacaaatatttcctgATATTTGAGTAAAAATTTTAAGGACGGAAAACTTTTTTCTGCCACTGTATATAACCTGGAGAAACAGCACACAGACAGTGATGTCCATATTGTAAAACGTGTAGCTATTTTTTAACCTAAGATGTGACACTGCAGCTCTGTTTACATTGTATTTCTATGCAAGCAGTATATCTGTGTTGGACCagtaaaagtatatatatatataaaaaaaaaaaaaatctgtacagaGGATTGTTGAGGAAGTGTAGTGTAACTGTGATAACATAATAGAAAGTGTTTTGCATacgtttacatacacttgtaaagaccatgtatcaTGGTAGTCTTCATTTTCTAATGTACTCCTACAACTCCAAATCTTCCATGATAGAATGGCTGAAATACATGCATccttgtcacaaaaaacaatcatgcattttggttcttccaTAGATTTATtgtaggtcttctggaaatatgacatggctttggatgaaattttcagggaaagtcagaaatgacacaaggactaagtgattagattttggcagtgaagcagcttattgtctggatccatagatttgtaaaggatttcccattgtaagatatagcggccggcacagcgtcactgtaactatgataacaagtgaacgctgtgtcagttgcctgctgacaatcacatgattgcaatccaaGTACAAATCTACCGTTGCTGACTTATCAGAAATgttacaaggaacaaatgattaaattgtgggggtgtttccaagtacCGTCAATTCCTGCTGTATATTTAGGTCaggtgattcggtatccgtacataacgtacacatgcataacatatgcctgtgttcagtgcaaggtcaCGGAATGAACAGTATTGACAGAGTACttcactctgagtgcttttcttgttgatatatgttttcaggttttataaaccctccccacacactgAACAtcaccgcagagcaacactatgcatAGCGATCACACAACTATGTGAAATGGATATGGTGAGATGCTACACacaagagacagaggagactgatgttACAGTCACTGAGCCCATCAAAGGACAGCGCTGTACATTAcgcattttatttctattaaatATTCTTTCAATATGtttcaattattattttttgtattgtttcctAGAAAATGCATACTTtatcacaaaaataattaaaacaatgtAGCGATCGCAGAGCCTGACGCCATGacaggaccacctgattagattttggcagtgatgcaacttatagtctgaaaccacggatttgttcaagatgtccatatcattgcgagatagtggcacggcgtcactgtaactatgacaacaagctgctgacaatcacgattgccatcctactacaaatccaccactgtagTCTCATCGGGACCTATCAGTTGGAAATTATACGCCTGAgcagtcttggcagagtactgcgctctctgagtgcttttcttgttagtttTTGTGACAGTGGTATGACCCCTTCATTCTTGTGATTAAGTCAATTGACTACAGTTGGTGACTGATGAGCCAATTTAAATCCATTTGATAAACTCATTAGACACTCCCACAAACACTTCATTGGAAAAGTCTAATGAGATAAGCACAGATCTGAAGAGGAAAATCATTGAACAAATCAGGAATGCCATTTTAAAGATCCCAAAATCAACTGTGCAAACTATTGTTTGTAAAattcaagaaaagcactcagagagcgcagtactctgccaagactgctcagtctttgtatcatttccgacagtcgtggcagaaatcatggcactatagaatgtgggtGGCCatgtaatatagatgtacccacagacaaaatgaccttgtgctgagcacagacatgtgctatgcatgtgtatgttatgtataaATTactgaatcgtgtgacctaaatatgtagcaggtggtgggaattgatgggactcggaaataCCCCCACAATCAATTGTTACttgtatcattttggacagataagtcccgacaAGTCCGTAACTgtcgatttttagtaggatcgcaatcatgtgatcctcagcaggcagctgacgtagtgttcacttgtagtcatggttacagtgacaccgtgccgctatctcgcaatggtaCAGAACTCTTTAACCAATTCGTGGATACAGACAATAAGCCAcagcactgccaaaatctaatcacttggtccttgcgtcatttctgaccttccctgaaaatttcgttcaaatctgttattctgttttcgagtaatgttgcaaacagacagaccaatgccgatcgtcacataactccacctccttggcggagtaaataaATTGAAAAGTTCTAGGAGCCACTGAAAACCTAAGACTGTCACGACACATGGTCTTCACAAGTGTATGGAAACCTTTTTTTCATGACTATGTCTATATGAACTGAGAGTTTGTcgcagttgtttttttatttgatatgCTATGTAGAGATGAAATGTAAGCTTGACTTTGATAGAGCATTTGAAAAGGCCCTCAACAATTTCTTCTTACAatacgcacacacacctgtacagagttttatacacacccacacatgaaATCCTTCAAATAATAAAACCATTGGGGCATCTTGCAGCACCTTAAAGATGCCACTACTGTGAAAACCAAAAGTAGTCAGTGTGTATTTGGTTTCAGACAGTCAGTGACTTTCCACAGGTGGTGTCACAGACATAACTATGAACATGTGTAGTTTGGGGAGGCTGGTCATTTCATAGCCTACTGGGAAGATGAAAGCACTGCAGCTAATCATGCAGCCCACTGACAATGAGCAAGACTCAGATATCTCTCTGAAAACGTTTTTGTGTTTCCGGTCTCAAGCATGAGTTTTCTTTGAATCTGACActgcacaaaaaataataatgcatctttgtgttgttgGTAATCACTGACATCCCACAACATGatattcaaaaaatgaaatgttccaCTTACTACTtattaaatgcaaattaaacaATACTAGTGTCTGTCCTTAAGGACCTttgtgtaagtttttttttttagctgaaatgAGAAATGGAAGGGTCCTCCTTGTAGTACAGTGTCATTTCTTACAGTTCAATGTTGCTGTTGTCTCGCCCTGGATATgattaaatacagacaaaacgATGGCAGCCTCTTTGTGAATGCAGATGCACCTGAGCCTACGAATAATTTAGTTATTATGCACTTAATGCATCATCTCATTTAAAAGCAGAGCCTGAACTCACATGATGTGACAGTATCATTAAGGCTGTCCCACAAACACCCCAGGTCCGATCTTTTACCTGATTTCTCTACTAGCTCTCTGACGTCCTTCTTCTCAGCCAGTCCGGAGTATCCCAGCCCTCGACACTCCAGGATCGTCTTCAACTTCGTGTAACTTAGAGTCACTGGATCAACAAGCTGGGTAGCAAACATACCAGTCTCATACCAAACCACTGCCTCAAAAATCCTCGCTAACATAAATAACACTATGAAATACAAGAGAAGGAAGAACAGTTTCAACCACATCTTCCAGCTGGACGTGAGCGCTAACAAAATGTCTCTGTAAACAGCAGACAGGCTCCGCAGGATTCCAGCATCGACTCTGTACACGTTCACAGCAGCGTTAGACAATTATCTACATGACCGTCAGACCTCCATCGTTTGGCCGCGCGTAGCTGGAAGGATATTTCCTCACTGTTCTCTTCTTTCACCAACAGCTCACATTCACGAAGCCCGATTACTGTTTAGCTTAGCATTGTCCGCAGGCGTCGGTGGTCTCTCAAGCACAAGGCCTCTCCAACGCAGGCGCAGCAGGTTCCTGCTGAGTGGTGAGTGGCGGCGCTCTGCTCATTCACGGTACCAAAACGGAAACGACGGTCTGATGGGATCTGATCTGATCCAGCTCCGATCAGCTGCTGTACACACACGAGAGCTGAAGTCACATCCGTCTTCTTCGAGGTTTTCCAGGCATTAAGGCGCTTTACTGCCGCCCTCTGGCTCTACTGCTCCACTATCGTCCGATTCTCTCACAGTCTTGTAGTAATTGAAGGGGTTGCTAGAAGAAAACTAAGCGCTCATTAACTCCCCACAAGTGTGTCCCCACACTAAAGCAGATATGTAACTCTGACCTCCACTCATCCTAGTCTCTGTAGCTCAGTAACCATTGCCTTTTTTCTCCTCATACCTTATGCATGACACCCACAACCCCTCATCACTCCCTACAAAAGGCCAGTGCAATGTAGGGGTCCAGCACCTTAAGATTCATCATTCCAGGGCATGCTTCTATAGAGTGTGCCTTTGAATTGATGATGACCAGGTTGAGGCCATCTTCTCCTTTCAGCTGAACTTGGTCCTGGTGTATCCTCAGGGATGGAGGACAGTATGGTGGAAGCCTCTCTTCCAACACGTCATCCACGAAGACAGAGTAGGACCAAGTTGGAGCAGTGGGTGCAAGTGTCCAGAGTCAGGAAATTTGCAGTTTGAGGGAGAGGAAATCAATCATGGCAGCTGACCACAACAAAACAATTTTCAGCAAAAGTTTATTCATTAACATGCATgtttaaaacaaatacaatttcAGTTTGCA
This Amphiprion ocellaris isolate individual 3 ecotype Okinawa chromosome 13, ASM2253959v1, whole genome shotgun sequence DNA region includes the following protein-coding sequences:
- the rnf103 gene encoding E3 ubiquitin-protein ligase RNF103 isoform X6 — protein: MWLKLFFLLLYFIVLFMLARIFEAVVWYETGMFATQLVDPVTLSYTKLKTILECRGLGYSGLAEKKDVRELVEKSGDLTQGELYSAIKKKKEQTDAGDSSTTHFSGEMHFYELVEDTKDGIWLVQRASLVPELDASDLRLVIYQLA